The region TCATGTGATTGTAGTAGGTTTTACGTAAATATTTTTCTTCCGTATCTTCCTCGCCGTTAATTCCGGGGGAAACATCCACGCTGGTTTATTGTCCCCTAAATAAGGTTGTGAAATGTTTAGAAGATATTCACAAAGCAGAATGTTTTCACAAAACAAAGTCTGCAATCCAGCAGAAATTCggttaaaataaatagataaaataaaacaaaaaataaatgaaaatttctGCCTGATAAATGGGTGCTCACAATTACATCCAAATCAAAGTTATTTCTTTAATCTTATTGCAATTTGCATTTTCGAACTGATATTAAATCAAAGTGTAATTCTTGATTTTTACTCAAAGGGCCGCTGTTTATCAAGGAAGCTTTAATTTTGCGCTTTCATGTCCCATACCCACCCCTAGCAAACCTCagatcagagagagaaaggcttcGCTGTAGGACAGTATTTGCGCACATGGTGTTGAACATTTTACTTAAAACCCGTTACCCGAAACAGAGCGTGGATTTTCAGTGGATGTGCACAGATATCAAAGATTTTAAAACTGAAGGAGGATTTTATTTCTGCGGCTCTTCTGTACCGCCGGGAAAATGGCAGACGCAGTGATGTGGCACACGGTATTGTTCTTCATCCTCCTTTCTTCTCGCTCCGTGATCGCGCAGGTCAGTTACTCCATACCGGAGGAAATGGGGAAAGGCTCGATGGTTGGAAATATTGCTCAGGATTTGGGTTTGGATATAAAAAGATTGAAATCTGGGAAAGCGCGCATTTACACAGTGGACAGCACGGAATATATAGAGCTGAACAGAGAGAGGGGCTCGCTtctcattaaagaaaaaatagatCGAGAGTCGCTTTGTGCAAAAAAGACTCCGTGTGCTTTACATCTACAAATGATTCTCGAGAGTCCAATGGAACGGTACACAATAACTATCGAAATCACGGACACTAATGATAATGCGCCATTTTTCCAAAAGGAGGAAATCAGGATTGAAATAAGCGAATCGGCTGTACCGGGAGCGAGATTCATGTTAGAGAGAGCAATGGACGCTGACGTCGGTACTAACGGCCTTCAGAGCTACTCACTTAAACCGACAGATCATTTTGTTTTGGACTTAGAATATCAGGCAGACGATGATAAGAGTCTTGAGATGATTTTACAAAAACCACTGGATAGAGAAAAGCGGGAAATGTTTACTTTGTTATTAACCGCGACGGATGGAGGTGAACCGGTTCTGTCTGGTACTGTACAGATACATATTACTGTTCTTGATGCTAATGATAATGCTCCTGTCTTCTCGCAAAAAGTCTACAGAGCTACATTAACCGAAAATGCACCTAAAGGAACCAAATTAATTACCGTGCGCGCATCTGACGCAGATGAAGGCTCTTATGGACGGGTAACTTACATGTCAAAAACAGTAGATCGTTTATCAGATTTGTTTACTGTCGATGGATTTACTGGTGAAGTTGTATTAAACGGGCAGGTTGACTTTGAAAAAACAAGCAATTTTCAACTCGAAATTCAAGCAAAAGATCAGGGAGGACTCTCTGACTCCTGTAAGGTCATTATTGAGCTGTTGGATATTAACGATAACACACCATCGATTAACATTCTTTCTCTGTCTAATACTATATCTGAGGAGTCAAAAGCAGAGACTGTTGTTGCAATGATCAACGTAAATGATCCGGATTCCGGTGAAAATGGACAAGTTCGCTGTACTGTTAACGATAATATTCCCTTTACGATCACTTCCCCGTCAAATAATTTCTTTAGCCTGCTGATAGATCAGGAattggatagagagagaaaagctgaGTATAACATCACCGTGACCTGCTCTGATAAGGGAGTCCCCTCACTCTCCAGCAGCATTTCTCTCCGTTTACACATATCAGATGTAAATGACAACGCGCCTGTGTTTGAGAGAAAGAATTACGAGGCCTATGTTGTGGAGAACAACACACCAGGTCTCTCCATATTCACAGTGAAGGCCCGTGACGCAGACTCCAACCAGAATGCTCGAGTTTCTTATATTTTAGAAGAGAGCACTGTCAACGGAGTTCCTGTATCATCATATGTGTCAGTCAGtgctgatagtggagtcattaATGCAGTGCGCGCTTTCGACTACGAGCAGTTAAAGGACTTCCATTTCCGCGTCAGAGCGCAGGACGGAGGCTCCCCTCCACTGAGTAGTAACGTGACAGTAAAAATTACAATCCAAGATCAGAATGACAACGCTCCTCAGGTTCTCTACCCAGTACAGACTGGTGGCTCTGTGGTGGCTGAGATTGTGCCTCGTTCAGCAGATGTCGGCTATCTGGTCACTAAAGTGGTGGCTGTTGATGTGGACTCTGGACAGAATGCCTGGCTCTCCTACAAACTCCAGACAGCCACAGACAGGGCGCTGTTTGAAGTGGGAGCGCAGAATGGAGAGATACGAACTGTGCGCCAGGTCACTGATAAAGATCCTGTCAAACAAAAGCTCACTGTAGTTGTGGAGGATAACGGAGAGCCATTTCGCTCAGCTGTAGTGAACATCAATGTAGCTGTAGCGGACACTTTCCCTGAAGTGCTCTCAGAATTCACCGACTTTACGCACGCCAAACAATATAACGATGACCTCaccttttatttagttttagcaTTAGCtgctgtttctttccttttcatcaCAACTGTAGTAGTTATAATATCAGTAAAGATCTACAGGTGGAGACAATCGCGCGTCTTGTATCACTCCAATCTCCCAGTTATTCCGTACTATCCACCCGGTTACGCAGACACAGGAGTTACTGGAACTCTACCGCACATGTATAATTATGATGCTTGTATGACGACTGACTCGAGGAAGAGTGGCTGTAAATATTCTACACTTGGAGGACAAAGTGTTTTAGTGATGGACCCGAGTTTTACAGAGACTATGCAGCGTGTaatgaaggaaaataatcttTTGGATGAGGCTGATTCTCCAGAGTTGGTAAGGGTTTGTTTATAGCTTTGTTACTTTATTCAAAGATTTTTATAGTGAACAAAAGGCAAATTTGTCACCTTGACATACAGGATCTTTACACTGTGTCGCTTTATTATACCCTCGTCGACAAGTGTCCAGTAAACTTCAGTCACCAGTATTCTGTTGTATTAATGTACATTTAATTAGTTATGTGGGTTTCTTCAGCACAATACAGATAACTTGGCCCGCTAAAAATACTgatatgaattttaaaaaactagaaattgttttgcgtttttctccttttttgcaACCATCAGATAATTTTACAAGTTAGACATTTTTCATAACCATAAGACATACACGTTGTCAAATATTTTACACTCTACAGTATCGTCTCAGTGTTTGTTCCCTCCTTTAAAAATCAGTATACTATAGATTCTTCCGTGTGTTACTAAATACTGAACACAATATTTGTTTACAGCACTTGTCAGGACAGCAAGGGAGAATGTCACGAATGTGATcatgtatttaaatttaaatagcaaattatttaaaagtaatttaTCACGTTGAACTCAGACATGTCTACAGATAAGTGCCAAAGTTTACAAAGCAGTACTTCCAATGCATGAAATCAACAGAGTTTAAAGATAAGTATTATTTTAAACGAGCACAATAAGCTTTAAATTATGAATACTAAAATACTTTTAGGTAGAGTTGTTGTATCGATGCTTGATGGCTATTGTTTACAAATAACCTCCATCGAAAAGAATATTCCTAAATACCTACGTggtgtttattatattttaagcaAATTTTCTTTGTCTCCTGTTATTTAGATATTTTCAGAACCATTTATGCTGAACAGCGACACAACTCGCCATACTGAACTCATGTCTAACGGCGTTGTTGGCTTTCTATAAAGATTTACATATTGTCTGGCAGCAAACTGATCACGTAGTACTCACACCATTATGAATGGGCTTTCAACTCTAGGTCATGTGATTGTAGTAggttttacataaatatttttcttcCGTATCTTCCTCGCCGTTAGTTCCGGGGGAAACATCCACGCTGGTTTATTGTCTCCTAAAATAAGGCTGTGAAATGTTTAGAAGATATTCACAAAGCAGAATGTTTTCACAAAACAAAGTCTGCAATCCAGCAGAAATCtggttaaaataaatagataaaataaaacaaaaaataaataaataacatttctgcCTGATAAATGGATGTTCACAATTATTTCCAAATCAAAGTTATTTCTTTAATCTTATTGCAATTGGTATCTTCGAACTGATATTAAACCAAAGTGTAATTCTTGTTTTTTACTCAAAGGGCCGCTGTTTATCAAGGAAGCTTTAATTTTGCGCGTTCATGTCCCATACACACCCCTAGCAAACCTCAGACCAGAGGGAGAAACGCTTCGCTGTAGGATGGTATTTGCGCACACACTGTTGAACATTTGATTTAAAACCCGTTACCCGAAACAGAGCGTGGATTTTCAGTGGATGTGCACAGATATCAAAGATTTTAAAACTGGAGGAGGATTTTATTTCTGCGGATCTTCTGTACCGCCGGGAAAATGGCAGACGCAGTGATGTGGCACACGGTATTGTTCTTCATCCTCCTTTCTTCTCGCTCCGTGATCGCGCAGGTCAGTTACTCCATACCGGAGGAAATGGGGAAAGGCTCGATGGTTGGAAATATTGCTCAGGATTTGGGTTTGGATATAGAAAGATTGAAATCTGGGAAAGCGCGCATTTACACGGTGGACAGCACGGAATATATAGAACTGAATAGAGAGAGGGGCTTGCTTCTcgttaaagaaaaaatagatCGAGAGTCGCTTTGTGCAAAAAAGACTCCGTGTGCTTTACATCTACAAATGATTCTCGAGAGTCCAATGGAACGGTACACAATAACTATCGAAATCACGGACATTAATGATAATGCGCCATTTTTCCAGAAGGAGGAAATTCGTTTTGAAATAAGCGAGTCAGTTGTACCGGGAGTGAGATTCATGTTAGAGAGAGCAATGGATGCAGACGTCGGTACTAACGGCCTTCAGAGCTACTCACTTAAACCGACAGATCAGTTTGTTTTAGATTTGCAAAACCACGTGGGTGGTGGAAAAACCCTTGAAATGGTTTTACAAAAACCACTCGATAGAGAAAAGCAGGAAAGGCTTACATTATTATTGACAGCGACGGATGGAGGTGAACCAGTTCTGTCTGGTACTGTACAGATACACATTACTGTTCTAGATGCTAATGATAACGCTCCTGTCTTTACGCAAAAAGTATATAAAGCCGCAGTGCTTGAAAACGCACCGAAAGGCACTAAATTGACAACCGTGAGCGCATCTGATGCTGATGAAGGAACAAACGGACAGGTGACTTATTACATTTCAAACAATGACGAGGAtgtgaatgaaatgtttattatacaCCAGAATAGCGGCGATTTAACATTAAAAGGACAGGGTGACTTTGAAAAAACAAGCCATTATGAACTTGATGTACAAGCCAGGGACCAAGGAGGTCTATCGGACTCATGTAAGGTAATTATTGATGTGTTGGATATAAACGATAATAAACCGACAATCAGTATTTTGTCAAAGGCCAGTTCTATATCGGAGGAATCTCCTTCTAACACCGTTGTTGCAATGATGAACGTATATGATCCGGATTCAGCTGAAAATGGAAAGGTTCAGTGTATTATAAGTGAAAATATTCCCTTTGCAATCACATCTCCGTCCAAAAATTTCTTCAGCCTGCTCACAGATCAGGAgctggatagagagagagaagctgagtATAACATCATCGTGACTTGCTCTGATGAGGGAGTTCCCTCACTCTCCAGCAGCGCTTCTCTCCGTTTACACATATCAGATGTAAATGACAACGCGCCTGTGTTTGAGAGAAAGAATTACGAGGCCTATGTGGTGGAGAACAACACACCAGGTCTCTCTATATTCACAGTGAAGGCCAGTGACGCAGACTCCAACCAGAATGCTCGAGTTTCTTATATTTTAGAAGAGAGCACTGTCAGTGGAGTTCCTGTATCATCATATGTGTCAGTCAGtgctgatagtggagtcattaATGCCGTGCGTGCTTTCGACTATGAGCAGTTAAAGGACTTCCATTTCCACGTCAGAGCGCAGGACGGAGGCTCCCCTCCACTCAGTAGTAACGTGACAGTAAAAATTACAATCCAAGATCAGAATGACAACGCTCCTCAGGTTCTCTACCCAGTACAGACTGGTGGCTCTGTGGTGGCTGAGATTGTGCCTCGTTCAGCAGATGTCGGCTATCTGGTCACTAAAGTGGTGGCTGTTGATGTGGACTCTGGACAGAATGCCTGGCTCTCCTACAAACTCCAGAAAGCCACAGACAGGGCGCTGTTTGAAGTGGGAGCGCAGAATGGAGAGATACGAACTGTGCGCCAGGTCACTGATAAAGATGCTGTCAAACAAAAGCTCACTGTAGTTGTGGAGGATAACGGACAGCCATCTCGCTCAGCTGTAGTGAACATCAATGTAGCTGTAGCGGACACTTTCCCTGAAGTGCTCTCAGAATTCACCGACTTTACGCACGCCAAACAATATAACGATGACCTCaccttttatttagttttagcaTTAGCtgctgtttctttccttttcatcaCAACTGTAGTAGTTATAATATCAGTAAAGATCTACAGGTGGAGACAATCGCGTGTCTTCCATCACTCCAATCTCCCAGTTATTCCGTACTATCCACCCGGTTACGCAGACACAGGAGTTACTGGAACTCTGCCTCACGTGTATAATTATGATACTTGTATGACGACTGACTCAAGGAAGAGTGGCTGTAAATATTCTACACTTGGAGGACAAAGTGTTTTAGTGATGGACCCGAGATTTACAGAGACTATGCAGCGCGCGATGAAAGAAAATATTCTTCTAGCAGATCCTGATTCTCCTGAAATGGTAAgggttttatttaatatactttagTCTCGAGATTATCTATCGCTCAAAAACTCACAAACAAAACGTCATGAACaattttccactgtcattttTAGTGTTAATGCGTTTTTGCCCGCTGCCCTATTCAATATATTGATTATATGTAAACTCCATCGACAAAAGTACTGTTACCTTCAACATGAAATTtgttataatgtaaaaaaaatacaaataaaaataaaataataataataataataataataataataataataaaaacttcatTGGTTAGATATTTTCAAAACCATTTGTTCAAGAGAGCGCAATTTCACATGCCATTACTTGTTATACTGAAATCATACCTAGCTGAGGTTTTAGCTttctataaaatattatatattgtctGGCAACAAACTGTACTTGTAATAGCAAAACCTTTATCTATATGTTTTCAACTCAAGATCAGAGAATTGTAGCAAATTTTTGGCAGATCTTTTACTTTCTCCTCGTTCTTCATCCCTTTATATCCGGGGAAAATACGGATGGTGTTTTCTTATTTGCTGAAATAAGGCTGTCAAACGCTGAGAAACTATTCAGAAGATTATTTTGTTGCAAACATGCGGTTATGAGCAGTCACGaggttaaataaattttttaaataaaatgaataaataaaaaatttaattaaattaaaaaatatcctCCGGATACATTGTTCACTGTGATGACGTGAgaatcaaaataatttctttgTTCTTACTGCAATGTACACTTAAGGTGTAATTCTTCATTTTTTACTCAAAGGGCCGCTGTTTATCAAGGAAGCTTTAATTTTGCGCTTTCATGTCCCGTACCCACCCCTAGCAAACCTCAgaccagagagagaaaggcttcTCTGTAGGATGGTATTTGCGCACACActgttgaacattttatttaaaatccgTTACCCGAAACAGAGCGTGGATTTCCAGTGGATGTGCACAGATATCAAAGATTTTAAAACTAGAGTAGGATTATATTTCTGCGGATCTTCTGTACCGCCGGGAAAATGGCAGACGCAGTGATGTGGCACACGGTATTGTTTTTCATCCTCCTTTCTTCTCGCTCCGTGATCGCGCAGGTCAGTTACTCCATACCGGAGGAAATGGGGAAAGGCTCGATGGTTGGAAATATTGCTCAGGATTTGGGTTTGGATATAAAAAGATTGAAATCTGGGAAAGCGCGCATTTACACGGTGGACAGCACGGAATATATAGAACTGAACAGAGAGAGGGGCTCGCTTCTcgttaaagaaaaaatagatCGAGAGTCGCTTTGTGCAAAAAAGACTCCGTGTGCTTTACATCTACAAATGATTCTCGAGAGTCCAATGGAACGGTACACAATAACTATCGAAATCACGGACACTAATGATAATGCTCCAGTTTTTCCAACGGAGGAAATTAATTTTGAAATAAGCGAGTCGGCTGCACCGGGAGCGAGATTCATTTTAGAGAGAGCAATGGATGCTGACGTCGGTACTAACGGCCTTCAGAGCTACTCACTTAAACCGACAGATCATTTTGTTTTAGATTTACAAAATCAGGCTAACTATGATAAGAGTCTTGAAATGATTTTACAAAAACCCCTCgacagagaaaaacaggaaatgttTACTTTGTTATTAACCGCGACGGATGGAGGTGAACCGGTTCTGTCTGGTACTGTACAGATACATATTACTGTTCTTGATGCTAATGATAATGCTCCTGTCTTCTCGCAAAAATTATACAGAGCTACATTAACCGAAAATGCACCTAGAGGAACCAAATTAATTACCGTGCGCGCCTCTGACGCAGATGAAGGCTCTTATGGACAGGTAACTTACTACATGTCAAAAACAGTAGATCGTTTATCAGATTTGTTTACTGTCGACGTAAATACTGGTGAAGTCATATTAAACGGGCAGGTTGACTTTGAAAAATCGAGCAATTATCAGCTCGAAATTCAAGCAAAAGATCAAGGAGGACTCTCTGACTCATGTAAGGTTATTATTGAGGTGTTGGATATTAACGATAACACACCATCGATTAACATTCTTTCTTTGTCTAATACTATATCTGAGGAGTCAAAAGCAGATACTGTTGTTGCAATGATCAACGTAAATGATCCGGATTCCGGTGAAAATGGAAAGGTTCAGTGTATTATCAGTGAAAATATTCCTTTTACCATCACATCTCCGTCCAGGAATTTCTTTAGCCTGCTCACAGATCAAGAgctggatagagagagagaagctgagtATAACATCACTGTGATTTGCTCTGATGAGGGAGTTCCCTCACTCTCCAGCAGCACTTCTCTCCGTTTACACATATCAGATGTAAATGACAACGCGCCTGTGTTTGAGAGAAAGAATTACGAGGCCTATGTGGTGGAGAACAACACACCAGGTCTCTCTATATTCACAGTGAAGGCCAGTGACGCAGACTCCAAGCAGAATGCTCGAGTTTCTTATATTTTAGAAGAGAGCACTGTCAATGGAGTTCCGGTATCATCATACGTGTCAGTCAGTGCCGATAGTGGAGTCATTAATGCCGTGCGCTCTTTCGACTACGAGCAGTTAAAGGACTTCCATTTCCACGTCAGAGCGCAGGACGGAGGCTCCCCTCCACTGAGTAGTAACGTGACAGTAAAAATTACAATCCAAGATCAGAATGACAACGCTCCTCAGGTTCTCTACCCAGTACAGACTGGTGGCTCTGTGGTGGCTGAGATTGTGCCTCGTTCAGCAGATGTCGGCTATCTGGTCACTAAAGTGGTGGCTGTTGATGTGGACTCTGGACAGAATGCCTGGCTCTCCTACAAACTCCAGAAAGCCACAGACAGGGCGCTGTTTGAAGTGGGAGCGCAGAATGGAGAGATACGAACTGTGCGCCAGGTCACTGATAAAGATGCTGTCAAACAAAAGCTTACTGTAGTTGTGGAGGATAACGGACAGCCATCTCGCTCAGCTGTAGTGAACATCAATGTAGCTGTAGCGGACACTTTCCCTGAAGTGTTCTCAGAATTCACCGACTTTACGCACGCCAAACAATATAACGATGACCTCaccttttatttagttttagcaTTAGCtgctgtttctttccttttcatcacaactgtagtagtaataatatcaGTAAAGATCTACAGGTGGAGAC is a window of Ictalurus furcatus strain D&B chromosome 16, Billie_1.0, whole genome shotgun sequence DNA encoding:
- the LOC128620528 gene encoding protocadherin beta-16-like isoform X45 — encoded protein: MADAVMWHTVLFFILLSSRSVIAQVSYSIPEEMGKGSMVGNIAQDLGLDIERLKSGKARIYTVDSTEYIELNRERGLLLVKEKIDRESLCAKKTPCALHLQMILESPMERYTITIEITDINDNAPFFQKEEIRFEISESVVPGVRFMLERAMDADVGTNGLQSYSLKPTDQFVLDLQNHVGGGKTLEMVLQKPLDREKQERLTLLLTATDGGEPVLSGTVQIHITVLDANDNAPVFTQKVYKAAVLENAPKGTKLTTVSASDADEGTNGQVTYYISNNDEDVNEMFIIHQNSGDLTLKGQGDFEKTSHYELDVQARDQGGLSDSCKVIIDVLDINDNKPTISILSKASSISEESPSNTVVAMMNVYDPDSAENGKVQCIISENIPFAITSPSKNFFSLLTDQELDREREAEYNIIVTCSDEGVPSLSSSASLRLHISDVNDNAPVFERKNYEAYVVENNTPGLSIFTVKASDADSNQNARVSYILEESTVSGVPVSSYVSVSADSGVINAVRAFDYEQLKDFHFHVRAQDGGSPPLSSNVTVKITIQDQNDNAPQVLYPVQTGGSVVAEIVPRSADVGYLVTKVVAVDVDSGQNAWLSYKLQKATDRALFEVGAQNGEIRTVRQVTDKDAVKQKLTVVVEDNGQPSRSAVVNINVAVADTFPEVLSEFTDFTHAKQYNDDLTFYLVLALAAVSFLFITTVVVIISVKIYRWRQSRVFHHSNLPVIPYYPPGYADTGVTGTLPHVYNYDTCMTTDSRKSGCKYSTLGGQSVLVMDPRFTETMQRAMKENILLADPDSPEMQKPPNNDWRLPPNQRPGPSGAGARPEEAGAGAVVGTGPWPNPPTEAEQLQALMAAANEVSEATATLGPRYNAQYVPDYRQNVYIPGSTATLTANPQQQMPQQALPPPQAPPQAAPTADVPKAAPTPASKKKVTKKDKK
- the LOC128620532 gene encoding protocadherin gamma-A2-like, coding for MADAVMWHTVLFFILLSSRSVIAQVSYSIPEEMGKGSMVGNIAQDLGLDIKRLKSGKARIYTVDSTEYIELNRERGSLLVKEKIDRESLCAKKTPCALHLQMILESPMERYTITIEITDTNDNAPVFPTEEINFEISESAAPGARFILERAMDADVGTNGLQSYSLKPTDHFVLDLQNQANYDKSLEMILQKPLDREKQEMFTLLLTATDGGEPVLSGTVQIHITVLDANDNAPVFSQKLYRATLTENAPRGTKLITVRASDADEGSYGQVTYYMSKTVDRLSDLFTVDVNTGEVILNGQVDFEKSSNYQLEIQAKDQGGLSDSCKVIIEVLDINDNTPSINILSLSNTISEESKADTVVAMINVNDPDSGENGKVQCIISENIPFTITSPSRNFFSLLTDQELDREREAEYNITVICSDEGVPSLSSSTSLRLHISDVNDNAPVFERKNYEAYVVENNTPGLSIFTVKASDADSKQNARVSYILEESTVNGVPVSSYVSVSADSGVINAVRSFDYEQLKDFHFHVRAQDGGSPPLSSNVTVKITIQDQNDNAPQVLYPVQTGGSVVAEIVPRSADVGYLVTKVVAVDVDSGQNAWLSYKLQKATDRALFEVGAQNGEIRTVRQVTDKDAVKQKLTVVVEDNGQPSRSAVVNINVAVADTFPEVFSEFTDFTHAKQYNDDLTFYLVLALAAVSFLFITTVVVIISVKIYRWRQSRALYHSNLPVIPYYPPGYADTGVTGTLPHMYNYDACMTTDSRKSSCKYSTLGGQSVLVMDPSFTETMQRTMKENLLLENTESPEMVSILILII
- the LOC128620528 gene encoding protocadherin beta-16-like isoform X29 — its product is MADAVMWHTVLFFILLSSRSVIAQVSYSIPEEMGKGSMVGNIAQDLGLDIKRLKSGKARIYTVDSTEYIELNRERGSLLIKEKIDRESLCAKKTPCALHLQMILESPMERYTITIEITDTNDNAPFFQKEEIRIEISESAVPGARFMLERAMDADVGTNGLQSYSLKPTDHFVLDLEYQADDDKSLEMILQKPLDREKREMFTLLLTATDGGEPVLSGTVQIHITVLDANDNAPVFSQKVYRATLTENAPKGTKLITVRASDADEGSYGRVTYMSKTVDRLSDLFTVDGFTGEVVLNGQVDFEKTSNFQLEIQAKDQGGLSDSCKVIIELLDINDNTPSINILSLSNTISEESKAETVVAMINVNDPDSGENGQVRCTVNDNIPFTITSPSNNFFSLLIDQELDRERKAEYNITVTCSDKGVPSLSSSISLRLHISDVNDNAPVFERKNYEAYVVENNTPGLSIFTVKARDADSNQNARVSYILEESTVNGVPVSSYVSVSADSGVINAVRAFDYEQLKDFHFRVRAQDGGSPPLSSNVTVKITIQDQNDNAPQVLYPVQTGGSVVAEIVPRSADVGYLVTKVVAVDVDSGQNAWLSYKLQTATDRALFEVGAQNGEIRTVRQVTDKDPVKQKLTVVVEDNGEPFRSAVVNINVAVADTFPEVLSEFTDFTHAKQYNDDLTFYLVLALAAVSFLFITTVVVIISVKIYRWRQSRVLYHSNLPVIPYYPPGYADTGVTGTLPHMYNYDACMTTDSRKSGCKYSTLGGQSVLVMDPSFTETMQRVMKENNLLDEADSPELQKPPNNDWRLPPNQRPGPSGQHRFHTLQQRWTPYEKSRAGARPEEAGAGAVVGTGPWPNPPTEAEQLQALMAAANEVSEATATLGPRYNAQYVPDYRQNVYIPGSTATLTANPQQQMPQQALPPPQAPPQAAPTADVPKAAPTPASKKKVTKKDKK
- the LOC128620528 gene encoding protocadherin beta-16-like isoform X25, with amino-acid sequence MADAVMWHTVLFFILLSSRSVIAQVSYSIPEEMGKGSMVGNIAQDLGLDIERLKSGKARIYTVDSTEYIELNRERGLLLVKEKIDRESLCAKKTPCALHLQMILESPMERYTITIEITDINDNAPFFQKEEIRFEISESVVPGVRFMLERAMDADVGTNGLQSYSLKPTDQFVLDLQNHVGGGKTLEMVLQKPLDREKQERLTLLLTATDGGEPVLSGTVQIHITVLDANDNAPVFTQKVYKAAVLENAPKGTKLTTVSASDADEGTNGQVTYYISNNDEDVNEMFIIHQNSGDLTLKGQGDFEKTSHYELDVQARDQGGLSDSCKVIIDVLDINDNKPTISILSKASSISEESPSNTVVAMMNVYDPDSAENGKVQCIISENIPFAITSPSKNFFSLLTDQELDREREAEYNIIVTCSDEGVPSLSSSASLRLHISDVNDNAPVFERKNYEAYVVENNTPGLSIFTVKASDADSNQNARVSYILEESTVSGVPVSSYVSVSADSGVINAVRAFDYEQLKDFHFHVRAQDGGSPPLSSNVTVKITIQDQNDNAPQVLYPVQTGGSVVAEIVPRSADVGYLVTKVVAVDVDSGQNAWLSYKLQKATDRALFEVGAQNGEIRTVRQVTDKDAVKQKLTVVVEDNGQPSRSAVVNINVAVADTFPEVLSEFTDFTHAKQYNDDLTFYLVLALAAVSFLFITTVVVIISVKIYRWRQSRVFHHSNLPVIPYYPPGYADTGVTGTLPHVYNYDTCMTTDSRKSGCKYSTLGGQSVLVMDPRFTETMQRAMKENILLADPDSPEMQKPPNNDWRLPPNQRPGPSGQHRFHTLQQRWTPYEKSRAGARPEEAGAGAVVGTGPWPNPPTEAEQLQALMAAANEVSEATATLGPRYNAQYVPDYRQNVYIPGSTATLTANPQQQMPQQALPPPQAPPQAAPTADVPKAAPTPASKKKVTKKDKK
- the LOC128620528 gene encoding protocadherin gamma-A11-like isoform X47 — protein: MADAVMWHTVLFFILLSSRSVIAQVSYSIPEEMGKGSMVGNIAQDLGLDIKRLKSGKARIYTVDSTEYIELNRERGSLLIKEKIDRESLCAKKTPCALHLQMILESPMERYTITIEITDTNDNAPFFQKEEIRIEISESAVPGARFMLERAMDADVGTNGLQSYSLKPTDHFVLDLEYQADDDKSLEMILQKPLDREKREMFTLLLTATDGGEPVLSGTVQIHITVLDANDNAPVFSQKVYRATLTENAPKGTKLITVRASDADEGSYGRVTYMSKTVDRLSDLFTVDGFTGEVVLNGQVDFEKTSNFQLEIQAKDQGGLSDSCKVIIELLDINDNTPSINILSLSNTISEESKAETVVAMINVNDPDSGENGQVRCTVNDNIPFTITSPSNNFFSLLIDQELDRERKAEYNITVTCSDKGVPSLSSSISLRLHISDVNDNAPVFERKNYEAYVVENNTPGLSIFTVKARDADSNQNARVSYILEESTVNGVPVSSYVSVSADSGVINAVRAFDYEQLKDFHFRVRAQDGGSPPLSSNVTVKITIQDQNDNAPQVLYPVQTGGSVVAEIVPRSADVGYLVTKVVAVDVDSGQNAWLSYKLQTATDRALFEVGAQNGEIRTVRQVTDKDPVKQKLTVVVEDNGEPFRSAVVNINVAVADTFPEVLSEFTDFTHAKQYNDDLTFYLVLALAAVSFLFITTVVVIISVKIYRWRQSRVLYHSNLPVIPYYPPGYADTGVTGTLPHMYNYDACMTTDSRKSGCKYSTLGGQSVLVMDPSFTETMQRVMKENNLLDEADSPELQKPPNNDWRLPPNQRPGPSGAGARPEEAGAGAVVGTGPWPNPPTEAEQLQALMAAANEVSEATATLGPRYNAQYVPDYRQNVYIPGSTATLTANPQQQMPQQALPPPQAPPQAAPTADVPKAAPTPASKKKVTKKDKK